Proteins found in one Geomonas subterranea genomic segment:
- a CDS encoding glycosyltransferase family 2 protein: MPLISIVIPVFNAETTIAPLCQALVSHLKDHYRLEIVLVNDYSRDGSDAVCRQLHVASPETVTYLSLSRNFGEHNAVMAGLNQARGDYVVVMDDDFQNPPAEVPKLLAEIAKGYDVVYCQYPKKSDSWFRNLGSYLNGTVARVTLDKPANLYLSSFKVMNRFLVDQLVAHKSPNVYLDALVLRSTRNIGTVEVRHDARREGRSGYTVKKLIDLWGNVFVSYSLIPLRLLAIAGAILTLSGIYSVSVMLIRGWLPMLNDPSDIQSLNSITMFFRGVQLLATGVVGEYVGRIYLKLNQEPQFIVRETWAARRDRNGG, encoded by the coding sequence ATGCCCCTCATATCTATCGTCATCCCTGTCTTCAACGCCGAGACGACCATCGCGCCCCTGTGCCAGGCCCTGGTCTCTCACCTAAAGGACCATTACCGGCTCGAGATCGTGCTGGTGAATGATTACAGCCGCGACGGCTCCGATGCCGTCTGTCGTCAGCTTCACGTCGCATCGCCGGAGACGGTGACCTATCTCTCCCTGTCCCGCAATTTCGGTGAACACAACGCGGTGATGGCCGGGCTGAACCAGGCGCGCGGCGACTACGTGGTCGTCATGGACGACGACTTCCAGAACCCGCCCGCGGAGGTGCCCAAGCTGCTGGCCGAGATAGCCAAGGGGTACGACGTGGTCTACTGCCAATACCCGAAAAAAAGCGACAGCTGGTTCCGCAACCTCGGGAGCTACCTCAACGGTACGGTTGCCCGCGTCACCCTCGACAAGCCGGCCAACCTCTACCTGTCGAGCTTCAAGGTGATGAACCGCTTCCTGGTGGACCAGCTCGTCGCACACAAAAGCCCGAACGTCTACCTCGATGCCCTCGTCTTGCGCAGCACCCGCAATATCGGCACGGTCGAGGTGCGGCATGACGCGCGCCGCGAAGGGAGGTCCGGTTACACAGTCAAGAAGCTCATCGATCTCTGGGGCAACGTCTTCGTGAGCTATTCGCTGATCCCGCTGCGCCTGCTGGCCATCGCGGGAGCGATCCTGACCCTCTCGGGGATCTACTCCGTCTCCGTCATGCTGATCCGGGGATGGCTACCCATGCTGAACGACCCAAGCGACATCCAATCGCTGAACTCCATCACCATGTTCTTCCGGGGAGTCCAGCTGCTGGCGACGGGGGTCGTGGGCGAGTACGTGGGGCGCATCTATCTCAAGCTGAACCAGGAGCCGCAATTCATCGTCAGGGAGACCTGGGCCGCGAGGAGGGACCGCAATGGCGGCTAA
- the ruvC gene encoding crossover junction endodeoxyribonuclease RuvC has translation MIILGIDPGSRKTGYGLISKQGNRLIHIDNGAIFTQSAKDFPQRLEKIFTGLSAIIAEFQPEVVAVENVFLAKNAMSALKLGQARGAAIVAAVNVGLPVHEYTAMQVKQAVVGTGRAEKTQVQQMIKALLNLPEVAQEDASDALAVAICHAHSAGIGSLLKSMR, from the coding sequence ATGATCATTCTCGGCATAGACCCAGGCTCCCGCAAGACCGGCTACGGCCTCATCTCCAAACAGGGAAACCGCCTGATCCACATCGACAACGGCGCCATCTTCACCCAGAGCGCCAAGGACTTCCCGCAGCGGCTGGAAAAGATCTTCACCGGTCTTTCCGCCATCATCGCCGAGTTCCAGCCGGAAGTGGTGGCGGTGGAGAACGTCTTTCTCGCCAAGAACGCAATGAGCGCGCTGAAGCTCGGACAGGCGCGCGGAGCCGCCATCGTCGCCGCGGTCAACGTGGGGCTCCCCGTCCACGAGTACACCGCGATGCAGGTGAAACAGGCGGTGGTGGGGACCGGCCGCGCCGAGAAGACCCAGGTGCAGCAGATGATCAAGGCGCTCTTGAACCTCCCCGAGGTGGCCCAGGAGGACGCCTCCGACGCCCTCGCCGTCGCCATCTGCCACGCCCACTCCGCCGGCATCGGGAGTCTGTTGAAAAGCATGAGGTAG
- a CDS encoding ATP-binding protein, translating into MRLSLNISINLILLLVILALGSTIGFFFVSQQRAILHENLSHRVEMIGRQVTSDVYTPLVEGELGHVARVLESATVDPEVAFVMVKSLDGEVLAARWMKEVTGGVQEFDFPVRAQSRESMARSEMTFGTITSIASGGPVAMIAVGIDLEPITQRERALVIRTALAVVLGSLIALFLGLVIVRRLLNRSITPLLDGIREITSGDFSSRVHQDRHREIAEIGAAFNEMAERFSTTLITKHELEETVARRTVQLRQALEDQIRIREALAEREEHIRLLFNSTAEAIFAIDRGGTCTFCNPACVRLLGYETAEEIIGNHMHTFLGHAASDGTAMEEYECPICRMLAAGHGSHNLNENFRKQDGTAIPVEYWSHPIMRDGELVGGVVTFLDISQRNMLERQLLQAQKLEGIGVLAGGIAHDFNNLLTAIIGGAEIALIDIPAETKGARAIHGVLDAATRAADLTRQILAFSRKQVLSMKELNLNDEVLSQSKMLRRLISEDIKFQVNLASDDLCIRADAAQLQQVLLNLAVNARDAMAPGGTITIETTGVVLQKSDRWIEEGMPPGRYAVISVSDTGSGMDETTRSRIFEPFFTTKGPGEGTGLGLSTVHGVVKQHQGSISVYSEPGRGTTFRIYLPRIDRIEAAQPAPEAAAIPRGEGKILVVEDEKAVRDFLESALQDHGYSVTSVASGPEAMEACAGTSFDLMVSDVVMPGMSGPELYQAIRERQPQLKVMFISGYPAKSVSLQDILQWDAPFLAKPFSAKVLLAKTHELMSSPAPAGHAP; encoded by the coding sequence ATGCGCCTGAGCCTCAACATCTCCATCAACCTGATACTCCTACTGGTCATCCTGGCGCTCGGCAGTACCATCGGTTTTTTCTTCGTTTCCCAGCAAAGGGCGATCCTGCATGAAAACCTGTCACACCGGGTGGAGATGATAGGACGCCAGGTCACCAGCGACGTCTACACGCCACTGGTGGAGGGGGAACTGGGGCATGTCGCCCGCGTGCTCGAGTCGGCGACCGTTGACCCGGAAGTCGCCTTCGTCATGGTGAAGTCCCTGGACGGGGAGGTACTGGCGGCACGCTGGATGAAAGAGGTTACCGGAGGTGTGCAGGAATTCGATTTCCCGGTGCGGGCGCAGTCCAGGGAGAGCATGGCCCGCAGCGAGATGACGTTCGGCACGATAACCTCCATCGCCAGCGGGGGACCGGTCGCCATGATCGCCGTGGGGATCGACCTGGAACCGATCACCCAAAGGGAGCGGGCCCTGGTGATCAGGACCGCGTTGGCCGTGGTGCTCGGTTCGCTCATCGCCCTGTTCCTGGGCCTCGTCATCGTCCGCAGGCTGCTGAACCGCTCCATCACGCCGCTTCTGGACGGCATCCGGGAGATCACCTCGGGAGACTTCTCGAGCCGCGTCCATCAGGACCGCCACCGGGAAATCGCCGAAATCGGCGCGGCTTTCAACGAGATGGCGGAACGCTTCTCCACCACGCTGATCACCAAGCACGAACTGGAAGAGACCGTGGCCAGGCGAACCGTGCAGTTGCGGCAGGCCCTGGAGGATCAGATCAGGATTCGGGAAGCGCTCGCGGAGCGCGAGGAGCATATCCGGCTGCTGTTCAACTCGACGGCGGAGGCCATCTTCGCCATCGACCGCGGCGGGACCTGTACCTTCTGCAACCCCGCCTGTGTCAGGCTTTTGGGTTACGAAACAGCCGAGGAAATCATCGGCAACCACATGCACACCTTTCTTGGGCATGCCGCCTCCGATGGAACCGCAATGGAGGAGTACGAATGTCCCATCTGCCGGATGCTGGCCGCCGGTCACGGCAGCCATAACCTGAACGAGAACTTCCGCAAGCAAGATGGCACCGCCATCCCCGTGGAGTACTGGTCCCATCCCATCATGCGTGACGGGGAACTGGTCGGAGGCGTGGTCACCTTCCTCGACATCTCCCAGCGCAATATGCTGGAGAGACAACTGCTCCAGGCGCAGAAACTGGAGGGGATCGGCGTCCTGGCTGGGGGGATCGCGCACGACTTCAACAACCTGCTCACCGCGATCATCGGCGGCGCCGAAATAGCGCTCATCGACATCCCCGCCGAGACCAAGGGGGCCAGGGCCATCCACGGCGTGCTCGACGCGGCCACCCGGGCCGCCGACCTCACCCGGCAGATCCTCGCCTTCAGCCGGAAGCAGGTTCTCTCCATGAAGGAGTTGAACCTCAACGACGAGGTGCTGTCACAATCGAAGATGCTGCGCCGCCTGATCAGCGAGGACATAAAATTCCAGGTAAACCTCGCCTCCGACGATCTGTGCATCAGGGCCGACGCCGCGCAGCTGCAGCAGGTCCTTTTAAACCTGGCGGTCAACGCCCGTGATGCCATGGCACCCGGTGGGACCATCACCATAGAAACCACGGGGGTCGTGCTGCAGAAGTCGGACCGCTGGATCGAGGAGGGGATGCCTCCCGGGCGCTATGCCGTGATCTCGGTGAGCGACACGGGTTCGGGTATGGATGAGACGACCAGGTCCCGCATCTTCGAGCCCTTCTTCACCACCAAGGGGCCCGGCGAGGGGACCGGTCTCGGCCTCTCGACGGTGCATGGCGTGGTCAAGCAGCACCAGGGGAGCATCTCCGTGTATAGCGAGCCGGGCAGGGGTACCACCTTCCGAATCTACCTCCCCCGCATCGACAGGATAGAGGCTGCCCAACCGGCACCCGAGGCGGCCGCCATTCCGCGTGGGGAGGGGAAAATCCTGGTGGTCGAGGACGAAAAGGCGGTGCGCGACTTCCTGGAAAGCGCGCTGCAGGATCACGGCTACAGCGTGACCAGCGTGGCGAGCGGTCCCGAGGCGATGGAGGCGTGCGCCGGCACCAGCTTCGACCTGATGGTCTCCGACGTGGTGATGCCCGGGATGAGTGGCCCGGAGCTGTACCAGGCCATCAGGGAGCGGCAACCGCAGCTCAAGGTGATGTTCATTTCCGGCTACCCCGCGAAGTCCGTTTCGTTGCAGGACATACTCCAGTGGGACGCCCCCTTTCTAGCCAAGCCATTCTCCGCGAAGGTGCTTCTCGCCAAGACACACGAGCTGATGTCCTCCCCCGCGCCCGCCGGGCATGCCCCTTGA
- a CDS encoding NAD(P)H-quinone oxidoreductase, which produces MKAVLMEGFGGVEVLKVGEVDKPAPKENEVLIKVHATSINRPDLVQREGKYPPPPGDSEILGLEVAGVVEALGAGVSGWKVGDRVVSLVGGGGYAEYAVAYANHLMPIPDTVSFEEAACICESYITAFLNVFMIGGLEDGQTAILHGGGGGVNTAAVQLCKALVPNAKLIVTASPEKIERVKELGADLVINFRETPDFSEAVKEFTNKKGVDVILDHVGAKYLAPNMNSLGYKGRLVVIGVISGIKAELNLALMMVKRQQIIGSVLRSRPVSEKGEIAAEFVRRAMPKFADRTIVPIIEKVFPLDQVVEAHRMMEEDKHFGKIVLKIAQ; this is translated from the coding sequence ATGAAAGCGGTACTGATGGAAGGTTTCGGCGGCGTCGAGGTGCTCAAGGTGGGCGAGGTGGACAAGCCCGCTCCCAAGGAAAACGAGGTGCTGATCAAGGTTCACGCCACCTCGATAAACCGCCCCGACCTGGTGCAGCGCGAAGGGAAATATCCCCCCCCGCCCGGCGACTCCGAGATCCTGGGACTCGAAGTGGCCGGCGTCGTCGAGGCACTGGGAGCGGGCGTCAGCGGCTGGAAGGTGGGTGACCGGGTCGTGTCGCTGGTGGGGGGGGGCGGTTACGCCGAGTACGCCGTGGCCTACGCCAACCACCTGATGCCGATCCCGGATACGGTCAGCTTCGAAGAGGCCGCCTGCATCTGCGAGTCCTACATCACCGCGTTTCTCAACGTATTCATGATCGGCGGGCTGGAGGACGGCCAGACGGCGATCCTTCATGGCGGCGGCGGGGGGGTCAACACCGCGGCGGTCCAGCTCTGCAAGGCCCTGGTGCCCAACGCCAAGCTGATCGTCACCGCGTCCCCGGAGAAGATCGAGCGCGTCAAGGAACTGGGCGCGGACCTGGTGATCAATTTCCGCGAGACCCCCGATTTCAGCGAGGCGGTCAAGGAATTCACCAACAAGAAAGGTGTCGACGTGATCCTGGACCATGTCGGCGCCAAGTACCTGGCCCCCAACATGAACTCCCTGGGGTACAAGGGGAGGCTGGTCGTCATCGGCGTCATCTCCGGCATCAAGGCCGAGCTGAACCTCGCGCTCATGATGGTGAAGCGTCAGCAGATCATCGGCAGCGTGCTCCGCTCCCGTCCGGTTTCCGAGAAGGGTGAGATCGCCGCCGAGTTCGTGCGCCGCGCGATGCCCAAGTTTGCGGACCGCACCATCGTGCCGATCATAGAGAAGGTGTTCCCCCTCGACCAGGTGGTCGAGGCGCACCGGATGATGGAAGAAGACAAGCACTTCGGCAAGATCGTGCTCAAGATAGCGCAATAA
- a CDS encoding NDP-hexose 2,3-dehydratase family protein, with translation MAANMSAAILAAGVTLSPGHAAGVAGSRSGGFALHDDAFVDRWVAASRERCSLCNMQVPLDAVQGWHREPASGNIRHDSGRFFSVMGVHVRHRVRHHQLEWDQPIIEQPEIGILGILAKYIDGTLHFCLQAKEEPGNVGGVQLSPTVQATYSNYTRAHGGGRPLFIERFIEPDPARRLFARLQTEDGGRFLYKSNRNMIIVAGDEVPVELPEGFIWLTLRQIATLIRRDNLVNACTRSILACLVSDGSAGGTVSTAGREGLRDTLQWLDDCRAVTHMLTRRIGLHDLTEWRLDEKGYFSHVSGAFFRIVGLTVSSQTREVGSWGQPIIENPAPGIIGLLLREGPDGTELLMQAKAEAGNRTTVQLAPTAQFTQGNYEGNQKLEKPFLFGEFSAPGRFPLVHESRQAEEGARFYREYNLHRILRLPEGVELALPPDYRWLTMQQVLVLVHLGEQVNSCARSIISCLL, from the coding sequence ATGGCGGCTAATATGAGCGCCGCGATACTCGCGGCAGGCGTCACCCTTTCGCCCGGCCACGCAGCCGGGGTCGCCGGTTCGAGAAGCGGCGGCTTTGCCCTGCACGACGATGCCTTCGTCGACCGGTGGGTCGCCGCGTCGCGCGAGAGATGTTCGCTCTGTAACATGCAGGTCCCACTGGACGCGGTGCAGGGGTGGCACAGGGAACCGGCGAGCGGAAACATCCGGCATGACAGCGGTCGCTTCTTCAGCGTGATGGGGGTGCACGTCCGGCACCGGGTGAGGCACCACCAACTGGAATGGGACCAGCCGATCATCGAGCAGCCGGAAATCGGGATTCTCGGGATCCTGGCCAAATACATCGACGGCACTCTCCACTTCTGCCTCCAGGCCAAGGAAGAACCGGGCAACGTGGGAGGGGTCCAGCTCTCCCCGACCGTCCAGGCCACCTACAGCAACTACACCAGAGCTCATGGCGGGGGGAGGCCGCTCTTCATCGAACGCTTCATCGAGCCGGACCCTGCCCGGCGGCTGTTTGCCCGCCTGCAAACCGAGGATGGCGGTAGGTTCCTGTACAAGTCCAATCGCAACATGATCATCGTGGCGGGGGATGAGGTGCCGGTCGAACTTCCCGAGGGGTTCATCTGGCTGACCCTGCGCCAGATCGCGACCCTCATCCGCCGCGACAACCTGGTAAACGCCTGCACGCGCAGCATCCTGGCCTGCCTCGTCAGCGACGGGAGCGCGGGGGGAACGGTTTCCACAGCCGGGCGGGAGGGGCTGCGGGATACGCTGCAGTGGCTGGACGACTGCAGGGCCGTGACGCATATGCTGACCAGGCGCATCGGCCTCCACGATCTTACGGAGTGGCGCCTGGACGAAAAGGGGTACTTCTCCCACGTATCCGGGGCCTTTTTCCGGATCGTGGGGCTAACGGTCTCCTCGCAAACCAGGGAGGTGGGCTCATGGGGACAGCCGATCATCGAAAATCCCGCCCCCGGGATCATCGGGTTGCTGCTCCGCGAGGGGCCCGACGGGACGGAACTTCTGATGCAGGCCAAGGCGGAGGCCGGCAACCGCACCACGGTGCAACTCGCCCCCACGGCCCAGTTCACGCAAGGGAACTACGAAGGGAACCAGAAGCTGGAAAAGCCGTTCCTGTTCGGGGAGTTTTCCGCACCCGGCCGCTTTCCGCTGGTCCACGAGAGCCGCCAGGCCGAGGAAGGGGCGCGTTTTTACCGCGAATACAACCTGCACCGTATCCTGAGGCTTCCCGAGGGGGTCGAACTGGCGCTTCCCCCCGACTACCGCTGGTTGACCATGCAGCAGGTGCTCGTGCTGGTGCACCTGGGTGAGCAGGTCAATTCCTGCGCGCGGAGCATCATCTCATGCCTTCTGTGA
- a CDS encoding MarC family protein encodes MEAYSDFFFTVWIRFFFLLTPFFVLSTFLAMTPELTAGERRATALRVTLAVLVACFVLYSFGNTLFSLFGITLDSFRIGAGSLLFLSAVHMVHGDDSAPPSEKRGAISVVPLAIPVTVGPGTTGALLVMGAEVQHNWQVFVGLAALAMAVLCVGILLVCASFIEHIVGKKGITILSKLTGLFVAALAAQIVFTGVRNFLKIGA; translated from the coding sequence ATGGAAGCTTATTCGGATTTTTTCTTCACCGTGTGGATCAGGTTCTTCTTCCTGCTCACCCCTTTCTTCGTGCTCTCCACCTTCCTGGCCATGACCCCCGAGTTGACCGCCGGTGAGCGGCGCGCCACGGCCCTGCGGGTGACCCTCGCCGTCCTGGTCGCCTGCTTCGTCCTGTACTCCTTCGGCAACACCCTCTTCTCCCTGTTCGGCATCACGCTCGACTCCTTCAGGATCGGTGCGGGAAGCCTCCTCTTCCTCTCTGCGGTGCACATGGTGCACGGCGACGACAGCGCGCCTCCGAGCGAAAAGCGCGGCGCCATCTCCGTGGTGCCCCTGGCGATACCGGTGACGGTCGGTCCCGGGACCACCGGCGCGCTTTTGGTCATGGGCGCCGAGGTGCAGCACAACTGGCAGGTGTTCGTGGGGCTTGCCGCCCTCGCCATGGCGGTTCTCTGCGTCGGGATACTGCTGGTCTGCGCCTCGTTCATCGAGCACATCGTCGGCAAGAAGGGGATCACCATCCTGAGCAAGTTGACCGGCCTCTTCGTCGCCGCCCTCGCCGCCCAGATCGTCTTCACCGGGGTAAGGAACTTTCTGAAGATCGGCGCGTAA
- the ruvA gene encoding Holliday junction branch migration protein RuvA, translating to MIALLTGKIAHKAPDYVILDVNGVGYQVFIPFSTYYALPAEGSTATLQIHTSVKEDAINLYGFRTQQEKELFQLLIGVSGVGPKLANGILSNSEPAELSESLVSGNIARLSAIPGIGKKTAERLVLELKEKMKKLGLAPSTPGTAAAPPKPEVREDVLSALINLGYKENVVQKALAELKFPEDATVESGLKLALKKLMK from the coding sequence ATGATCGCCCTTCTCACCGGCAAGATCGCACACAAGGCCCCCGACTACGTCATCCTGGACGTGAACGGCGTGGGCTACCAGGTATTCATCCCCTTCTCCACCTACTACGCCCTTCCCGCCGAGGGGAGCACCGCGACGCTGCAGATCCACACCTCGGTCAAAGAGGACGCAATAAACCTGTACGGCTTCCGTACCCAGCAGGAGAAGGAACTGTTCCAGCTGCTGATCGGCGTCTCAGGGGTCGGCCCCAAGCTCGCAAACGGCATCCTCTCCAACAGCGAACCGGCGGAGCTTTCCGAATCGCTGGTGAGCGGCAACATCGCGAGGCTTTCCGCCATCCCCGGCATCGGCAAGAAAACCGCGGAGCGTCTCGTGCTGGAACTGAAGGAAAAGATGAAGAAGCTGGGGTTGGCGCCCTCCACGCCCGGCACCGCTGCGGCGCCGCCCAAACCGGAGGTCCGCGAGGATGTCCTCTCCGCGTTGATCAACCTGGGCTACAAGGAGAATGTAGTACAAAAAGCACTGGCTGAGCTGAAATTCCCCGAAGATGCCACAGTGGAGTCAGGTCTCAAACTGGCCCTGAAGAAACTGATGAAATAG
- a CDS encoding YebC/PmpR family DNA-binding transcriptional regulator yields MSGHNKWSTIKHKKGAADAKRGKIFTKLIKEITVAAKLGGGDPDGNPRLRTAIDKAKGENMPKDNVERAIKKGVGGMEGVNYEETTYEGYGPGGTAVLVEVMTDNRNRTVSDVRSTFSKCNGNMGETGCVSWLFDKKGLLVYPKSTDFDKLFEASIEAGADDVVDEEEQYEVLTDPTAFHQVKTALEAAGFKPESAEITMIPQTMVKLEGKNAENMLKLMDRLEDNDDVQNVYANFDISAEDMEKMM; encoded by the coding sequence ATGTCAGGCCATAATAAATGGAGTACCATCAAGCACAAGAAAGGCGCCGCGGATGCCAAACGCGGCAAAATATTCACCAAGCTGATCAAGGAAATCACCGTTGCCGCGAAGCTCGGCGGTGGCGACCCGGATGGGAACCCGCGCCTGAGGACTGCTATCGATAAGGCAAAAGGCGAGAACATGCCCAAGGACAACGTCGAGCGCGCCATCAAGAAGGGCGTGGGCGGGATGGAAGGGGTGAACTACGAGGAGACCACCTACGAAGGGTACGGCCCGGGCGGCACCGCGGTGCTGGTCGAAGTCATGACCGACAACCGCAACCGCACCGTCTCCGACGTGAGGAGCACCTTCTCCAAGTGCAACGGCAACATGGGCGAGACCGGCTGCGTCTCCTGGCTCTTCGACAAGAAGGGGCTCCTCGTGTACCCGAAGAGCACCGACTTCGACAAGCTGTTCGAGGCTTCCATCGAGGCCGGCGCCGACGACGTGGTCGATGAAGAAGAGCAGTACGAGGTACTGACCGACCCGACCGCGTTCCACCAGGTAAAGACCGCGCTCGAGGCGGCAGGGTTCAAGCCCGAGTCCGCCGAGATCACCATGATCCCGCAGACCATGGTCAAGCTTGAAGGGAAGAACGCCGAGAACATGCTGAAGCTCATGGACCGTCTCGAGGACAACGACGACGTCCAGAACGTCTACGCCAACTTCGACATCTCCGCCGAGGACATGGAAAAGATGATGTAG
- a CDS encoding transglutaminase-like domain-containing protein, with product MRTTMRTVMVFLMVLAVPMTGICAPAKERSGSVTFSITLDSPQQAQNVKMWFPYPTSDLNQKIENLHFDGNYATFTLSREPQSGALYLYTEWRGPQKERHLNVTFDATAQERKVSRLVERPAPIPAEVAKYVKSEFWIPSDDKKVKALSHRITAGKKGILNKSRAVYDWVVDNTKRDPKVPGCGVGNVQATLAARSGKCADISTLFVALARASGVPAREVFGLRLGRPGQTDISNGHHCWAEFYLPGTGWVPVDPADVSKAVLEKNLSVAAAKPYREYYFGAVDEFRIVLQKGERGIVFTEGNKEKVNYFMYPYAEVDGKSLDYCRPDTFAYTVKFRER from the coding sequence ATGCGTACGACAATGAGGACGGTGATGGTTTTCCTGATGGTTCTGGCTGTGCCTATGACAGGCATCTGTGCCCCAGCAAAGGAGCGTAGCGGATCGGTAACCTTTTCCATAACGCTCGACTCCCCCCAGCAGGCACAGAACGTCAAGATGTGGTTCCCCTACCCCACCTCGGACCTCAACCAGAAGATCGAGAACCTCCACTTCGACGGCAACTATGCCACCTTCACGCTATCCCGCGAGCCGCAAAGCGGTGCGCTTTACCTGTACACCGAATGGCGCGGGCCGCAGAAAGAGAGGCACCTGAACGTGACCTTCGACGCCACGGCGCAGGAGCGCAAGGTGTCGAGGCTGGTGGAGCGCCCCGCCCCCATCCCGGCGGAAGTCGCCAAGTACGTGAAATCGGAATTCTGGATTCCCTCCGACGACAAGAAGGTCAAGGCACTCTCGCACCGGATCACCGCCGGCAAGAAGGGGATCCTCAACAAGTCCCGCGCCGTCTATGACTGGGTGGTCGACAACACCAAGCGCGACCCGAAGGTGCCGGGGTGCGGCGTCGGCAACGTGCAGGCCACCCTGGCCGCCCGCAGCGGCAAGTGCGCCGACATCAGCACCCTCTTCGTCGCCCTGGCGCGCGCCTCCGGCGTTCCCGCCCGCGAGGTCTTCGGCCTGAGGCTTGGGCGCCCGGGACAGACCGACATCTCCAACGGGCACCACTGCTGGGCCGAATTCTACCTCCCCGGCACCGGCTGGGTGCCGGTGGACCCGGCCGACGTCAGCAAGGCGGTCCTGGAGAAGAACCTCAGCGTGGCGGCGGCCAAGCCGTATCGCGAATACTACTTCGGCGCGGTGGACGAATTCCGCATCGTGCTGCAAAAGGGGGAGCGTGGCATCGTCTTCACCGAGGGGAACAAGGAAAAGGTGAACTACTTCATGTACCCCTACGCCGAGGTGGACGGCAAGAGCCTCGACTACTGCCGCCCTGACACCTTCGCCTATACCGTGAAGTTCCGGGAACGCTGA